GGCCGTGAGAGCCGCTAAATCATCGCTGAGTCCTGCTACGGGTAGAAAATCTGGGATGAGATCAGCGGGAAATAAGAGGTAAGTCAGTGCCGCAAGCATTGTGAGCCGCACTTGGACGGGGGTTTGATGGTCCAGCAGGAGTTCAAGGCCTTCCACGGCGGGGATCGCCAGTTGTCGACCACCGCGGCGCAGAAGATTCTTGAAGACCCCTTCATCAATCACTTCTCGTTCGAGCACGTCGGCTTCAATCACCGGCTCATCGAAGGGTCCGCTTGTATTTGTGGGAAAAAATGGCACTTGAAGCATGCACCGCCCAACGTTTCATCAGAGTGTGGATTCGACTAAGCCGCTCTGAATCCCTGTCTTGCGCAGTTTACGAAGTGCCCTCTGCACAACTTGACGGCAGTATTCCCGCGAGCAGTTCATGTGGCGAGCGACCTCTGCCAACGTCCGCCATTCATTGGTGCCGTCGAGTCCGAAGCGGAGTGTCACCACTTTGTGCTCCTTCGGTGTGAGGTTGGCTTTGCTGAGGAGGGCCCAAACGGATGCCGAACGCTCAGCAATTTCGGCCCGCTCCATGGGGGGGATCTCGTCGCTGGGCAAGATATCCACGAGTTCTGAGGGGTCCGACTTTGACTTCACGATTCCTTGAAGACTGACGGTGACACTGCGTAATTCACAGGCCAGTAGATCTTCCACTTCGGTTAGGGGAACATTCATAAATTCAGCCAACTGTTCCCCCGTCGCGGTAAGCCCATTGCGTTGCATGATCCGTGCCTTCGCTGCCCTGAGCTTTGTCAATTTTTCGTTCACATTGACGGGGATTCGGATTGTTCGACTTTGTGTCGATAGGGCACGATTAAGCCCTTGCCGTATCCACCAATAGGCGTACGTCGAAAAACGGTGTCCTCGAGTGGGGTCATACTTTTCTACGGCCCGTGTGAGTCCAAGTGTGCCTTCCTGAATGAGATCTAGAAGGTCAAGACCCTTGCCCTGGTAACGCTTTGCTAAATTCACCACCAATCGAAGATTGGCAGTAATCATTTGATTTTTTGCTCGTTCTCCACGACGAATAACAAATCGTTGATTGTCGTTATATTCGCAGGATGGTCCCGTCCCCCCCGCAATAAGACAGGGTTCGGTTATTGCAACCATTGCTTGTACTTTTCTCCCTAACATCAGTTCTTGCTCGGGAGTTAGCAGCTGATGCCGACCAATTTCACCGAGGAAGGCACTGAGGGAGCTCGACATCATGACTTCATCGCTTTAATGAAGCTAGAACCAAAGTGTATTGATTTAACGGGTGTAATAAAGAGTACCGAATTAATGTTTTGCGTAATATTCAATGGTTTCTTCCTATTGATAAAGCCAATCTTTTGATCCACAAGTTTTGCGGGCAGCTATCGTCGCGCTTCCTTTCGGTTTCGTGTGATGCACCTGGCGGTCGCCCTCACCACCGACGTCGCCAAGAGCGCCGGCGTTGCGTACGTTCACTACCTCAGCTTCATGTTGTGCTTCGCCGCGTTGGTGGTGGAGCGTCGCTTGATCAAAGCCAATCCAGATCGTCGAGAAGCCACCGCGATGGTGATTACCGACATTGTTTATGGCATCGCTGCTTTGGCCCTGCTGGTGAGCGGCATTCTCCGGGTCATTCACTTCGGCCAAGGAACTGAGTTTTATACCCAAAACCCCTTGTTCTGGTGGAAGGTTGGCCTGTACCTCTCAGTCGGAGGGTTGTCTCTCTACCCAACGGTGACCTACATCCTGTGGGCAATTCCCTTGAGGAAGGGGGAGCTGCCCAAGGTGAGCGAAGCATTAGCCACTCGCCTCGGCTGGATCATCAATATTGAGTTGGTCGGTTTTGCCAGCATTCCCTTCCTGGCAACCTTGATGGCCCGTGGAGTGGGCTTGCCAGCGGGTTGATGCCGCTTGATCCATGCCCGCCCGTTGAAGCGATGCAAGTGTTGGAGGTGAGCTTGGACCGCTCATCTGCGACATCGGCTCCTGGATACGGCTCTGTCCTGGCCACAACTTCCTTGGGTCCACCAGTGCTTCAGCGCTGGTGTGTGTGGCTCGAGCCCGCTGATCATCAGCCACCCGATCGATGGGAACAGCGTTGGACCCTTGCCCTTGAATCGGCCCTTTCTGTTTGGGAGGAGGTGTTGCCAATCACTCGGGTGAAGTCGCCGGCCCAAGCTCATATTCAAATCTTCCAGCAACGCCCTCCGCGCCGGCGCATTGGCTCCAAATGGCGAGCCAGTAATGGCCGGAGTCGTCTTCAGGTCGTAGAGGTTCAGCGTCGGGGTCAGTGGCGACTCGAACCTCACGTGGATGTGTTGGTCTCTCCAGAGTTGAGAGCCTCAGGGATAGAAGCCACCGCTGTTCATGAACTTGGTCACGCCTTTGGGATATGGGGTCATAGCCCGCAACCTGATGATGTGATGGCAGTTCACCAGAATCAAACACCTGTGTTGAATCTCAGCGAGCGCGATCAAGTTACGTTGAATTGGTTGTATCAAAAGGAAACTAATTTCGGCCAATTAATTCAAACAAGCCCGAAATAAGTGTTTTAAAAACACTACTGCATTTTCTATCTTCAAAACAGTTTGCTTCTGCAGGATTCCGTTGGAGTCGGCATCCTTTATTGAGATGGTTTTAAGTGATGGCTGCTGGTCGTGCTCTGGCTATGACGGCTTTGGTCGTGGGCCTATCTGGCTGTGGCCTGCTCTCAGGGGACGATGGAACGAGCAAGGCGATGGATCAAACCGATGCAATTCGGATTGTTCTCAATGCTGACCAACCTGATTTGAGTAAAGGTGTGCTCTACGACGCCCAGGCCCCCCTCCATTTCAACGTCGGCTTTGGTCGCCATGGCATCGCATGTGCCGGGAGCACATTTCAGGAAGGAATCACGCCGCTGGGGACGTTCAAGGTGAATGCGATTCTCAGCTCCACCAAGTTTGAGATGGATCCATCGCTGGTGACGAAGTCTGGAAAAAGTGAGGTCGAGTTACGCCAAAACTTGTTCCGCGATATGAATGCCATTGATTTCAAAGGTGATGGTGAAACCGGTGAGTACGGCGCGGGCTACATCAGCCTTGCGCCCGTAGAGAACACCGACCAACCGTTTCGTTTCAACACTTACGACGGAAAGTTTCGCTGGTACAGCTTTGCTATCCATGGCACCAACGACGACAGTCGTGTTGGGAAGGCGGTGACCGGTGGCTGTATCAATGTGAATCAAGCCGCTCTGAAAACGCTTCTGAATACGGTGGAGCTTGGCGACGAGGTGGTGATTAGCTCGGATTCTCCTTGCCTGAGTTAAGGGCGCCGAGGCGCACCGCGACGTGCAGCCAACACTTTCTGCACGTCGCGCCACGGCACACCGTGATGGGCCATGGCGACCTGCAAATGAAAAATGATGTCAGCGGCTTCGCCAGCAATCTCTTCGGCGTTGTCGTCTTTGCAGGCCATGACGAACTCGGCGCTTTCTTCGCCGACTTTTTTGAGAATTCGGTTGTCACCGCCTTCAAGCAGTTTGTTGGTGTAACTGCCTGCTTCCGGATGGTGTTGGCGATCCTCAATCGTCCTGAACAATTCGGTGCAGGCATCGCCCGGCGGGGGTAAGGCCTGCGTCCCACCGTTGCTGCGTTGATCCGTTTCCTCATAGAAACAGCTGCGAGCACCGGTATGGCAAGCAATGTCTCCGGTCTGCTCAATCGTGAGCAGCAAAACGTCGGCATCGCAGTCGTAGCGCAGACCCCGCAAGGTTTGGGTATGGCCGCTGGTGGCACCCTTGTGCCAAAGCTCCTGGCGGGATCGGCTCCAGTAATGCACTTCACCGGTCTGGAGAGTGTGTTCGATCGCGTCTTGATTCATCCACGCCACCATCAGTACCGCTCCATCGAGCCAATCCTGAGCAATGGCTGGAATTAACCCGGCTTCGTTAAAACGGAGTTGATTGATGAATGCTGGACTGAGGGGCTGCATCAGATTTCAGACTTGCAAGCGAAGCCCTGATCCTCCCGCAGCGTTCATCCCATTGCCTCCCCCCTCCGTGTTGTGACCATTCCCCCCACTCCCTTCAGCTGCAGCAAGTTGTTCGAGGGTTACTCCTGTTGCCATCGCCAGTGGTCCCACGAGGGGCATTGCCGTTTTGTGCACGGCTACAGCCGTAGCTTCACGCTTTGGTTTGGAGCCCAAGAGCTTGATCGTTGCGGATTTGTTGTGGATTTTTCCAGTCTTCGGCCGTTTGAACAACGCTTGCGGGGGCAATTTGATCACACGTTTCTTGCCAATGCCGATGATCCGTTGCTCACTGAATGGCGTCGTTTGGATGAACTTGGTGCCCTCGATCTGCGGGTGATGGAGAACGTAGGGATGGAGAACACCGCTGTGTTGGTGTGGGAGTGGGCTAAT
The DNA window shown above is from Synechococcus sp. CC9902 and carries:
- a CDS encoding YkvA family protein yields the protein MLQVPFFPTNTSGPFDEPVIEADVLEREVIDEGVFKNLLRRGGRQLAIPAVEGLELLLDHQTPVQVRLTMLAALTYLLFPADLIPDFLPVAGLSDDLAALTALLGLWSHHVNPEIRSRAQRRLDHWFPPSR
- a CDS encoding sigma-70 family RNA polymerase sigma factor; this encodes MSSSLSAFLGEIGRHQLLTPEQELMLGRKVQAMVAITEPCLIAGGTGPSCEYNDNQRFVIRRGERAKNQMITANLRLVVNLAKRYQGKGLDLLDLIQEGTLGLTRAVEKYDPTRGHRFSTYAYWWIRQGLNRALSTQSRTIRIPVNVNEKLTKLRAAKARIMQRNGLTATGEQLAEFMNVPLTEVEDLLACELRSVTVSLQGIVKSKSDPSELVDILPSDEIPPMERAEIAERSASVWALLSKANLTPKEHKVVTLRFGLDGTNEWRTLAEVARHMNCSREYCRQVVQRALRKLRKTGIQSGLVESTL
- a CDS encoding DUF2214 family protein, with the translated sequence MHLAVALTTDVAKSAGVAYVHYLSFMLCFAALVVERRLIKANPDRREATAMVITDIVYGIAALALLVSGILRVIHFGQGTEFYTQNPLFWWKVGLYLSVGGLSLYPTVTYILWAIPLRKGELPKVSEALATRLGWIINIELVGFASIPFLATLMARGVGLPAG
- a CDS encoding matrixin family metalloprotease gives rise to the protein MPLDPCPPVEAMQVLEVSLDRSSATSAPGYGSVLATTSLGPPVLQRWCVWLEPADHQPPDRWEQRWTLALESALSVWEEVLPITRVKSPAQAHIQIFQQRPPRRRIGSKWRASNGRSRLQVVEVQRRGQWRLEPHVDVLVSPELRASGIEATAVHELGHAFGIWGHSPQPDDVMAVHQNQTPVLNLSERDQVTLNWLYQKETNFGQLIQTSPK
- a CDS encoding L,D-transpeptidase translates to MAAGRALAMTALVVGLSGCGLLSGDDGTSKAMDQTDAIRIVLNADQPDLSKGVLYDAQAPLHFNVGFGRHGIACAGSTFQEGITPLGTFKVNAILSSTKFEMDPSLVTKSGKSEVELRQNLFRDMNAIDFKGDGETGEYGAGYISLAPVENTDQPFRFNTYDGKFRWYSFAIHGTNDDSRVGKAVTGGCINVNQAALKTLLNTVELGDEVVISSDSPCLS
- the hisIE gene encoding bifunctional phosphoribosyl-AMP cyclohydrolase/phosphoribosyl-ATP diphosphatase HisIE; this encodes MQPLSPAFINQLRFNEAGLIPAIAQDWLDGAVLMVAWMNQDAIEHTLQTGEVHYWSRSRQELWHKGATSGHTQTLRGLRYDCDADVLLLTIEQTGDIACHTGARSCFYEETDQRSNGGTQALPPPGDACTELFRTIEDRQHHPEAGSYTNKLLEGGDNRILKKVGEESAEFVMACKDDNAEEIAGEAADIIFHLQVAMAHHGVPWRDVQKVLAARRGAPRRP
- a CDS encoding 6-carboxytetrahydropterin synthase; amino-acid sequence: MTIPPTPFSCSKLFEGYSCCHRQWSHEGHCRFVHGYSRSFTLWFGAQELDRCGFVVDFSSLRPFEQRLRGQFDHTFLANADDPLLTEWRRLDELGALDLRVMENVGMENTAVLVWEWANELLQQRDRGRTCCWAVEARENRRNAATYTKVPDWF